One stretch of Schlesneria sp. DSM 10557 DNA includes these proteins:
- the cimA gene encoding citramalate synthase — protein MSRIQIYDTTLRDGSQGEGVNFSLQDKLLITQKLDEVGIDFIEGGYPLSNPKDAEYFHRVRDLTLKHAKIVAFGMTRRRGCAAEDDIGMIALRDARSPVVTIVGKTWDLHVREVLNIDEAENLAMIRDSIAFLKAEGRQVFYDAEHFFDGFRANPDFALRTVSAAQEAGADTIVLCDTNGGRLPEEIAAAVDAVRKVLKVPVGIHCHNDCELAVANSLAAVDHGAVQVQGTINGIGERCGNVDLISVVGNLGLKKGYDVLLEGGMIHLTELSRYVYEIANMNFRSGQAFVGSSAFAHKGGMHVHAVNRLASSYEHIPPETVGNQRRVLVSELSGRSNIIAKTTKFEIKNDKELMARILERVVDLENEGYQFEAAEASFDLLVRKEAGVYEPKFQPLQYRVNVETTAGRGTITEATIKLRVNSRTEHVVAEGDGPVNALDTALRKALSAAYPNLAQMQLVDYKVRVINSTEGTAARVRVVIESRDHTDVWSTVGVSENVIEASWLALIDSVEYKLYKDAEAKAE, from the coding sequence ATGTCGAGAATCCAGATCTACGATACGACGTTACGCGACGGCAGCCAGGGCGAAGGTGTCAACTTCTCGCTTCAGGACAAACTGCTGATCACACAAAAACTCGACGAGGTCGGCATCGACTTTATTGAAGGGGGATATCCTCTTTCGAATCCCAAGGATGCGGAATACTTTCACCGCGTGCGGGACCTGACACTCAAGCACGCGAAAATCGTTGCATTCGGAATGACCCGACGGCGAGGTTGCGCAGCGGAAGACGACATCGGCATGATCGCCCTGCGCGACGCCCGATCCCCTGTCGTCACGATTGTCGGCAAGACCTGGGACCTGCATGTCCGCGAGGTGCTCAACATCGACGAAGCGGAAAATCTGGCCATGATCCGCGATTCGATCGCCTTCCTCAAAGCCGAAGGCCGCCAGGTCTTTTATGACGCTGAACACTTTTTCGATGGGTTCCGTGCCAACCCTGACTTCGCACTCAGGACCGTCTCGGCCGCACAGGAAGCCGGGGCCGACACCATTGTTCTTTGCGACACGAATGGGGGTCGCCTGCCCGAAGAAATTGCAGCCGCCGTCGATGCCGTCCGGAAAGTTCTCAAGGTCCCCGTCGGGATTCATTGCCACAATGACTGTGAACTGGCCGTCGCCAATTCCCTCGCCGCTGTCGATCACGGTGCTGTCCAGGTCCAGGGGACCATCAATGGGATTGGTGAACGTTGCGGCAATGTCGACTTGATCAGCGTCGTCGGCAATCTGGGCCTGAAAAAGGGATACGACGTCCTGCTCGAAGGGGGCATGATCCACCTGACCGAGCTTTCACGGTACGTCTACGAAATTGCGAATATGAACTTCCGGTCGGGGCAGGCGTTTGTCGGTTCAAGCGCCTTCGCACATAAGGGAGGGATGCACGTCCATGCCGTCAATCGACTGGCCTCCAGTTACGAACATATCCCGCCGGAAACCGTCGGCAACCAGCGGCGGGTTCTGGTCAGTGAACTCTCGGGGCGTTCCAACATCATCGCCAAGACGACGAAGTTTGAAATCAAGAATGACAAGGAACTGATGGCGCGGATTCTCGAACGCGTTGTGGACCTCGAGAATGAGGGATACCAGTTCGAAGCGGCCGAAGCCTCATTCGACCTGCTGGTCCGCAAAGAAGCGGGAGTCTACGAGCCGAAGTTTCAGCCCTTGCAGTATCGTGTCAATGTCGAAACGACGGCAGGCCGGGGAACGATTACCGAGGCCACGATCAAACTGCGAGTCAATTCCCGTACCGAACATGTGGTCGCAGAAGGGGACGGTCCGGTGAACGCCCTCGACACGGCTCTGCGTAAGGCCCTCTCCGCCGCCTATCCGAACCTCGCCCAGATGCAGCTTGTCGACTACAAGGTCCGCGTCATTAACTCCACCGAAGGAACTGCCGCGAGAGTTCGTGTCGTGATCGAAAGTCGAGACCACACCGATGTCTGGAGCACCGTCGGGGTCAGCGAAAACGTGATCGAAGCGAGCTGGCTGGCTCTGATCGATAGTGTGGAATACAAGCTTTATAAGGATGCAGAAGCGAAAGCCGAGTGA
- a CDS encoding valine--tRNA ligase, whose protein sequence is MTTEIPKQYEPAAAEAKWTPFWEERGDCDANPPLPGDPTPKPPHVIMIPLPNVTGALHMGHALNGTLQDLLTRWRRMQGYEALWMPGTDHAGIATQSVVEKRMLEEEGLTRHDIGREALVKRIWNWKDSYEKRILSQLKSLGASCDWRRVRFTLDEVCSRAVRQTFFKMFKDGLIYRGKRLVNWDTYLQTAVADDEVYDEEIDGHFWTMNYPVVDEAGQPTGERISFSTTRPETMLGDTAVCVHPTDERYTHLIGKRVRIPLNGRLIPIVADGLLADKTLGTGCVKVTPAHDPNDYACWSRNKDTMGEPINILNPDGTLNEQGGIWQGQDRLAARQAVVAEMEKLGHFEKVEDRKIPMKHSDRSKTPIEPYLSEQWFVKMDTLAQAAIDVVNQNRVTFYPERYRTSYLDWLAEKRDWCISRQLWWGHRIPIWSKTYSKDEFEKAFPEGYRFDSELEQAPWFHGAVSFDDANYAIRVCFDEGHRDIEQRFEQDGFTQEEDVLDTWFSSALWPHATLGWPDREHNPPLIGEASQPDSGRNEVLPYFYPGSVLVTSRDIITLWVARMVLTGLYNMGDIPFKHVCIHPKIQDGFGQTMSKSKGNGVDPLELIEKYGCDGMRFTIASFAGETQDVRLPVGYECPHCQGVIPQEQHHLKFKPGKPRIKCVKCKKESQYATPNYVPDEGEPVARIVIERFEYGRNFCNKLWNAARFAMLNLEGYVAGVVDLSTPDTGLANDSSEAENGLAIEDRWILSRLATVTDELTSLLSIYKFDAATRSLRDFVWNEFCDWYLEMIKPRLRDEQRKPTAQRVLVAVLDTTLRLLHPFTPFITEELWQRLREIAPTRGLPVPAPVSDAIIVAPWPTGLEALRDPILESRFQRLQELIMAVRNVRGTYNISPAIAVSISVRCSQEIARDLAQVKPQFEMLAKATLTAAGPEVTRPNASASFSLGDADGYLPLEGLVDLQAEVARLGKEADKLRGFISGHQKKLSNASFVDRAPAEVVNEVRETLAGLQKQLRSLEEAIQQLSASN, encoded by the coding sequence ATGACGACTGAAATCCCCAAACAATACGAACCTGCTGCCGCAGAAGCCAAATGGACTCCATTCTGGGAAGAGCGTGGTGATTGTGATGCCAATCCGCCACTGCCGGGTGATCCCACCCCCAAACCGCCCCATGTCATCATGATCCCGCTGCCGAACGTGACCGGCGCACTTCACATGGGTCACGCCTTGAACGGCACGCTGCAGGACCTGCTGACCCGTTGGCGCCGCATGCAGGGCTACGAAGCCCTCTGGATGCCGGGGACCGATCACGCGGGGATCGCCACCCAATCCGTCGTCGAAAAGCGAATGCTGGAAGAAGAGGGCCTGACACGACACGACATCGGCCGCGAAGCCCTCGTGAAGCGTATCTGGAACTGGAAGGATTCCTACGAAAAGCGAATCCTCAGCCAGTTGAAAAGCCTGGGAGCCAGCTGCGACTGGCGGCGCGTTCGGTTCACGCTGGACGAAGTCTGCTCGCGTGCCGTGCGGCAGACCTTCTTCAAAATGTTCAAAGATGGCTTGATCTACCGTGGAAAGCGTCTCGTCAACTGGGACACGTATCTGCAGACTGCCGTCGCGGATGATGAAGTTTACGACGAAGAAATTGACGGGCATTTCTGGACAATGAACTACCCTGTCGTCGACGAAGCCGGTCAGCCAACCGGCGAACGAATCTCGTTCAGCACGACGCGGCCGGAAACCATGCTTGGCGATACGGCGGTTTGCGTGCATCCGACCGACGAGCGATACACGCACCTCATCGGCAAACGGGTGCGCATTCCGCTGAATGGACGCCTGATTCCCATCGTCGCCGACGGGTTGCTGGCCGACAAAACGCTGGGGACCGGTTGCGTCAAAGTGACCCCCGCCCACGACCCCAACGACTATGCCTGCTGGTCGCGTAACAAAGACACCATGGGCGAGCCGATTAATATCCTCAACCCCGACGGAACTCTTAATGAGCAGGGAGGAATCTGGCAGGGGCAGGACCGACTTGCAGCTCGACAGGCTGTGGTCGCGGAAATGGAAAAGCTCGGCCACTTCGAAAAGGTCGAGGATCGCAAGATCCCGATGAAGCACAGCGACCGCTCGAAGACCCCCATCGAACCGTATCTTTCTGAACAATGGTTCGTGAAGATGGATACCCTGGCGCAGGCTGCCATCGATGTGGTGAATCAGAACCGGGTGACGTTCTACCCTGAACGCTATCGTACGTCGTACCTGGACTGGCTCGCCGAAAAGCGTGATTGGTGCATCAGCCGTCAACTCTGGTGGGGACATCGGATTCCCATCTGGTCGAAAACCTACTCGAAAGACGAGTTCGAAAAGGCTTTCCCGGAAGGTTATCGCTTTGATTCGGAACTGGAGCAGGCCCCGTGGTTCCACGGAGCGGTTTCGTTCGATGACGCGAACTACGCCATCCGAGTCTGTTTCGACGAAGGGCACCGCGACATCGAGCAACGTTTCGAACAGGACGGGTTCACGCAGGAAGAAGACGTCCTCGACACGTGGTTCAGTTCAGCGCTGTGGCCCCACGCAACGCTTGGCTGGCCCGACAGAGAGCACAATCCCCCACTGATTGGCGAGGCGTCACAGCCTGACTCAGGCCGGAACGAAGTCCTTCCGTACTTCTACCCCGGCAGCGTGCTCGTCACGTCCCGCGACATCATCACGTTGTGGGTGGCGAGGATGGTGCTGACCGGGCTTTACAACATGGGCGACATCCCCTTCAAGCATGTCTGCATCCATCCGAAAATTCAGGATGGCTTCGGGCAGACCATGTCCAAATCCAAAGGGAACGGCGTCGATCCGCTCGAACTCATCGAGAAGTACGGCTGTGACGGAATGCGGTTCACAATCGCCTCGTTCGCGGGCGAGACCCAGGATGTACGACTGCCGGTGGGATACGAGTGCCCCCACTGCCAGGGGGTGATTCCTCAGGAACAGCACCATCTGAAATTCAAACCGGGCAAGCCCCGCATCAAGTGCGTGAAATGCAAGAAAGAATCACAGTATGCCACACCGAACTACGTTCCCGATGAAGGGGAACCGGTCGCACGCATCGTGATCGAACGGTTTGAATACGGCCGTAACTTCTGCAACAAGCTGTGGAACGCCGCTCGATTCGCCATGCTGAATCTGGAGGGCTACGTCGCTGGCGTGGTTGACCTTTCCACTCCCGACACAGGGCTCGCGAACGATTCTTCAGAAGCGGAAAATGGCCTGGCAATCGAAGACCGCTGGATCCTGTCCCGACTGGCAACGGTCACAGACGAACTGACATCCCTGCTCAGCATCTACAAGTTCGACGCAGCAACACGCTCTCTGAGAGATTTCGTGTGGAACGAGTTCTGCGACTGGTACCTTGAGATGATCAAGCCACGCCTCAGAGACGAACAGCGCAAGCCGACCGCACAGCGTGTCCTCGTGGCCGTCCTCGACACGACACTCCGACTGCTGCATCCGTTTACCCCTTTCATCACAGAAGAACTCTGGCAGCGACTGCGTGAGATCGCACCGACGCGCGGACTTCCTGTCCCCGCCCCCGTCTCCGACGCGATCATCGTCGCCCCCTGGCCGACCGGTCTGGAAGCTCTCCGCGATCCGATTCTGGAATCCCGCTTCCAGCGGCTGCAGGAACTGATTATGGCCGTCCGTAACGTCCGCGGAACGTACAACATCAGCCCGGCGATTGCGGTGTCAATTTCCGTTCGCTGTTCCCAGGAAATTGCTCGCGATCTCGCCCAGGTGAAACCTCAGTTCGAAATGCTGGCCAAGGCGACACTCACCGCGGCGGGCCCCGAGGTGACTCGTCCCAACGCCAGCGCCAGCTTCTCCTTGGGGGATGCAGACGGATACCTGCCCCTGGAAGGACTGGTCGACCTTCAGGCCGAGGTCGCCCGCCTCGGCAAGGAAGCGGACAAGTTGCGGGGCTTTATTTCTGGACACCAGAAGAAATTAAGCAACGCCAGCTTCGTCGACCGAGCTCCCGCAGAGGTCGTCAATGAGGTTCGCGAGACGCTCGCAGGACTGCAGAAACAGCTCAGGAGCCTCGAAGAAGCAATTCAGCAACTCTCTGCTTCGAACTAG
- a CDS encoding type III polyketide synthase, with protein MAMLITGLGTAVPAGSVTQTLAYDVMHQLCCDSDEHRRVMQMIYQGAGVNERGTVLLQEPNGVPTDSEGFFWPRSNEEDRGPTTQARMEKYEEHSLELALESCEAALAHADQDVSEITHLVTVSCSGFSAPGFDIGLIQKLGLSPDTARTHVGFMGCHGSFNALRVAKGFIEADPNAVVLVCSVELCSLHHHYGWSTEKVIANALFADGSAAVVCRSAATNNIPIQSKFKLIRNGSHLLAGTTGAMSWRIGDHGFEMTLSQKVPALIEKNLGPWMQSFLAKEGLTIQDVAGWAIHPGGPRILDACLAALSLSSEDVAPAREILAQYGNMSSATVLFLLNRLQEEPRRGPVVALGFGPGLTIEAMILNSEI; from the coding sequence ATGGCAATGTTGATCACAGGATTGGGAACAGCGGTACCCGCAGGTAGTGTCACGCAGACACTGGCATACGATGTCATGCATCAGTTGTGCTGCGACTCCGACGAACACCGCCGCGTCATGCAGATGATTTACCAGGGTGCCGGCGTCAATGAGCGAGGCACCGTGCTGCTGCAAGAACCGAACGGAGTGCCAACGGACTCAGAGGGCTTCTTCTGGCCTCGCAGCAACGAAGAGGACCGCGGCCCGACAACTCAGGCCCGGATGGAGAAGTACGAAGAGCATTCTCTCGAACTGGCCCTGGAATCATGTGAAGCGGCCCTCGCCCACGCAGACCAGGACGTTTCCGAAATCACCCATCTGGTGACGGTTTCCTGCAGTGGCTTCAGCGCTCCCGGATTCGATATCGGCCTGATTCAGAAACTCGGTCTTTCCCCTGACACCGCACGCACGCACGTCGGATTCATGGGCTGCCACGGCTCATTCAACGCACTGCGCGTCGCAAAAGGATTCATCGAAGCAGACCCGAATGCCGTCGTGCTGGTTTGCTCGGTCGAACTTTGCAGCCTGCACCACCACTACGGCTGGTCGACTGAGAAAGTCATCGCAAACGCTTTGTTCGCAGACGGTTCAGCAGCCGTTGTCTGCCGCTCAGCCGCAACCAACAATATCCCCATCCAGTCGAAATTCAAACTCATCCGTAACGGTTCCCACCTGCTCGCGGGAACGACGGGAGCGATGAGCTGGCGGATCGGTGATCACGGCTTTGAAATGACCTTGTCCCAGAAGGTCCCGGCCCTGATCGAAAAGAATCTCGGCCCCTGGATGCAGAGCTTCCTCGCGAAAGAAGGCCTGACCATTCAGGACGTCGCAGGATGGGCCATCCATCCCGGTGGTCCCCGAATTCTCGACGCCTGCCTGGCCGCCCTGTCACTCTCCAGCGAGGACGTTGCTCCCGCACGAGAGATCCTGGCGCAGTACGGCAACATGTCCTCCGCAACGGTCCTCTTCCTGCTCAACCGTCTTCAGGAAGAACCACGACGCGGCCCCGTCGTTGCCCTCGGCTTCGGCCCCGGCCTGACAATCGAAGCCATGATTCTCAATTCGGAAATCTGA